In the genome of Ziziphus jujuba cultivar Dongzao chromosome 10, ASM3175591v1, the window AATTCAAATTTGAATCAggcaaacacaaaaaaagaaggtaTAACATATGTTTTACTCTTTAACATGAATGTATACATTCCCCTTGACCAAACAGTTTAATTTTGATGGACCTTGAATTTATAAAAGGgctagaaaaaaattattgcttttttcttttcttttttttttttaaaaaaagtccaCCATGAAAATCAACTTGCCAGAACTGTACAAAGtaacatattttaaattcaaattcgcTCCAGCGCAGCCAGACAGCAAAGATATACCTCTTAATTATTTGGGTTACCATtgtccaaaaagaaaattattattattgttgttgggGTACACCATCACAGCTCAAGaatctctcttttcctttcacttttttttaaaaaaattttttttactgctTTTCGTTTCCCTTACTCTATTTACTTTTACCCCTGTTATTTCGCTTACCTTTTTCCTTCTCAAAAAgtgtaatataaaaaattaaaaaaaaaaaatcagcagaCAAATTAGAACAATGATTTTGCAAAACCAGCActattttttttaccaaaataatcCATTATTTCCATGAAAGGTGTAGgaataaagaaaattgaaaagaagcaaattttttttgaatgaataaTTATTTACTAGGTTTGAACCGAGTCAAGGGTCCTCTTCCCATATGTAAAACATTTTACGAACAATTATTTACTATCTTTAGACTTTCACTAAAATTTTCAGTATATCATTAGAAGAAATAAGACAATTCCATTATCAAGCAACAAGAATAACCACTGTTCCAATTACATGAAATTTTCCAAGGAATTCAACCATATAAATTACAGTATACATTTTTTCAATTATACAAGTGTTAAAACCTCAGATCTTTCATCCTAAAATAGCAGACACAATCATTTTTAAATCaaagaaaatttaaacattttcctTTTACACAGAACCCAAGCAGAAAAATAAgtgggaacaaaaaaaaaaaaaaaaaagaaagtagaaacAGAAATGATAAGAAAAGAATCACATATATAATCTTTTACACAGATGTAGAAATATTACTACCAACAACAATATTTCCATCAATAATTACCAACAAAACCCAGACCCATCACCATcaatcttctcctttttttttttttgttctctttttttccctctctctttcCCCTGTTTTTATGTATAACAATCAAACCCATTTtcgaccccccaaaaaaaaaaaattaaataaaacttaaaacttaaaatttttaaaaaaaatttcaactccTGCACCTTGTGATAGCACTGCAACCACGGTTGTAGGGATTGGCCTGAGCTCCGGGCTGACAATTGTAGTAAGAAGCACCACGGCGAGAGCAAGGAACAGTGTTCCTTTGAAGCGCACCGTAGCTGATGTAATTACCGGTGGCTAAAATACGCCGGTTGATCTCCGAGTCAAACTCAAACTCCTCCCCTGCAGCTAAGCACTCTGCTATGGAACCCTTACAGGAAGATCTGGTGGGCATCCATCCCAGGTCCTGAATGTGGCCCCCACTTGCCCCGACGACCGATGATGATGAGCTTGCCACCACCATGATTAAGGCACAGATCACGAGGAATGCTGCGGAGTATAACTTAGCCATTGTTTAACAAAACAAGCTCTATCTCCTTTCGTTTTCTTGGTTTCTTTGTgggtatttttcttttcttttattttcttgtgctgctcttctctgtttctctctgtGTTTTCTTGTGCTTATCTCTCTCTTCAGGTTGTTTTCTCTTCAACAGTTTAGCCAAAGAGACAAAGAAAACCAGGACAAGGATACAAGGTCACTCAGGGACTTATAACTGGCCTCTTATACAAAAATGACATGggttttggtatttatttacGAATGTGCCATTGAGTTTGAAATATGAGAATATGGGCAACCACTAAGGGAGGGACTAGAAGACTATAACGATTAAGACAATGTAGCTTGGCAGGAAATTGAAagcaatatatttgtttttagaataaaaaaataaataaaatactagcCCACATTGTTAATCTCAATTTATAGAAATTGACTTTGATTTAGTCATGTGATTGTAAAACGTAATTGTAAACAGCTCATTGTGAAAGATGAATCAATTTggttttgtttactttttatttttaggagGAAACCtaaaatgcttttttatttttatttttttgactaaaTGTCATTTTTGACGGCTATAAAGTATAAGCTTAGGGGGGTTTTACTATTTTTcacataaaaagtaaaaagaagtaCAAGTCACACAACTTTAGGTAGTTTACAATAGCTTACCTAAATATCAAAATGTGTATATGTACTTTATCGTTTTTTCGTCTAATACTTGTAGGCATAGCACGAAAAGACacaatttaacaaaatatatatatatatatatacaataataaattattgggAAACcaatcatataaataaatataaaaacgaAAAGAATATTAGTAGTATAAAATCATGTAAAGCATCacgattatttttcaatattaataatttgcatggtacaaagaaaaaaaaaacgacaATAAATCCATGTCtacaataaattttcaaaacaatgAGATAAGCGCTTGGGCGAAGACAATttcttcttaaaaataaatctaatcttagaaaaaaaaaaaaaagtaaaaaagtcaAATGTCAAAGGTTATAAAAAGGTCAAGAGGGGTGCCAATgttcaataaatataaaacaaaatggcAAGGCAGTAAATAAAGTGGAAAAGCGAGTGCAAAATGCAGAAACGAGGACACCAGTGCACGTAGTTGACCGGCTGAGGGCAGAGGGAGGAGGATGATGTTTTGTTTATCGAATTAGAAAAACAAGAGGAAAGACGGCATCTAGGGTTAGCACCAAATTCCCTGTGGTTTTTTTCCCTACACAAAGTCCATCCAAGAATCTGTTAACCGAAACACGTTTTCTTTTCTATtcctatataaaaaaagaaaaaaccaaatccTATTCACCTGCTGCCGTCACCGTTACTTAACGTGtcgttttgtttttgctttcaaCCGTAAAACCATCCATTCCCAATTTTTGTTTCTGGCAGTAAGTTTAGTACATCTGTATGCACCGTTGTTCAACACTTGTCATATTACATAgcattaattctttttttttttttgggtgaatattaTCATTCATTCCTTTGTTTTATCTACTTGCATTCAAATTTTTAGAGCTATTATGTTTTAGGCagaattaggaaaaaaaaaaaatcaatcttaaCTAACTTGTAATCATACATacataaaacaaattatttcacGTGATTGTTATTTTAGATTATATTTCAAGTTTGCAAGAAGTTATTAAAGTTGGAAATTAATCTTCAAGAGCTCATAGAATTATAAAAAAGTTAAgtaggaaaacaaaaatttacaaaGAAGTAGAACCGAGAGTGCTGCACTAATCAATTTTTTCCGTTGAGTGAAGTGAACCGCacgtaaaaataaaaccaaGCATATCCAACTAACGAATTGGACATTATGGGTGTCCACACCataaattatgtaaaattaCACATGCCCTGTGTCTTTTAAAAGTAGtgtccattttcatttttgtactATCGAACGTTATGATTAATTCTATCATATTTTTTCTAAGccaatacatttatatattgaatatgactaaatatatttattttaaacgcCTACagcttatttaatattattcacaTTAATGGTTTTAAAGTGTTCTCTAGattcctttaaaaaaacaaaagtgttttctaaatacaaataagaaaaatgcaattaaataaatacaatcaAAATAGTTTTTGTTTGGCAAAAGAAAGAcgaattttaataataaaatcaaaatgaaagtgTTAAATTGACAAATTTGTTAACATTACATAGTTAtaattggcaaaaatatttagttacgggatttttttttttttttttttgataagtaAGTTACGGGAGTTTAAtcaacataattaaaaaataatttcattaaaattatattaagcaAAGGTACTTGTAGTTAACATAACATTAAACGAATGcatatcacaataaaataaaataaattcataatataaatatCTCCCCGCTCCCCAACGCTAGGTTCACATGGCTCGGCCTTTCAAACTTCACAACGGTTAGTAGTTCTATTTGTCTTATTTTATCATttcgataaaaaaattttcactttcACGGGAAAAAGGTGAAGTCGAAGACGATCGAATTGGACGGCGTTAGCCAACAGTGAACGCCTACGTAACGTGTACGTAGCCGTTGAAAGTTTGTGGGGCCGACACAGATCGCTAGGACGGTGTTTGCGCGTTCCCAAAACCATCTCTCCTAAAGCCAGCTGGCTCTTAACAATCTAGCCCCagcatttcttttaattattatttttttaactagaaaaataattattccaaatattttttagactgatagaaaatattagaaaacctcttttttttttcttttttttttttgggtgaataatttaaaaaaccaCTTATTTCGTCATGAATCTTCGCTCATTATTTTCCCTGTTTACTCACATGATTTCAAAGGGACAAATAAGACATTCTCTCACATTTTGACAAAAATGCCCTTCAGGTTTCAAACTTCCCAGACACCATCCCTAACCTGCATTTCGGTTGGCCAAATCTTTTTTGACCTTGTGGATAATAAACCATGCACTTGCCAATAATTAATGGGGCTTTccttaaaataaaacatttaacaGGTTTCAacataaataatacaaatataaataaataggtaACCACTTTGTTTGAACCCATCCAATCTATCCCAAAACcacccaattttattttattttatatatatatatataaaaagagagATTAGCTACCATTAGTATCTTAAATCAGATTAACTACCATTACATCCTGGAGTGTAAGCTATGTTCAAGGATCGTGCTAAACAAACGAGTAAGCACAAAATCCTCAACCGATTGACTGAGGCAAAGTGTTTTGTGGGGTCCCATGCAGATATTTCCAGATTTCAGAATCATCAAAATTGAATGATTTATCACAATCCCATGCAAGAATCTGAAAACATGACCCAAACAAAGTAGAAAACTAGTTACATTTCGTCATCTACCTCAAACTACAGCATGTGTGTACAGTCATCTATGATGGCACTCATGCCCTATTTACTTCTCACCATTTCTGTATACACGTTTCTTGCCCAcacattaaggaaaaaaaaaaaaaaaaaaaaagagagcaaTATATCTTACTCAACTAGATAAAAAGGTTACCTGTCATTGATTAGGAAAACCAGATCATGCAAAAACCAGATTCCTGCAAACAAATGCAAATGTCAATCAGCACTAAGATTTGCTCCATTTTTATGTAGTAACAGAAGGGACCCCTACAACTGCTGTGCAGATGACCGTGACTGATCAGTGCATGTGAGGTTTTGAGCTCACCAACACACCAAGCCCATGAAAATTAACGTGGAAGGTTGTCATATCAGAATGGACCCAATAATTTAAATGCCTGACACTTGACATACTTTTTTCGGATCACCATGTACTGGTCTGATGACTACTGTAAAAAGGTAGTGAAAAAGGCTGTGAAAGAGTACATCGACACAGAGTTTTACAAACCAGCATCTCAATCCCAACGTTAACATTTGATGGAACTGGTTTCTAATGATTCTTGTTTATTCTCATGTTTCTAATCTGGAAAACCATAAAACAGTCTCCAAAAAAGTAATTTTCCCATGACATCGGGAAATGGTGGTtgatatacctttttttttttttttctttttggaaccTTAGACAGTGAGCGAACTTGAATACCGTAAACTTAAACTACAACGTCTTATCGAGGTTTTAAGCCATCTGAATCCTCACACGTTGTCAAAGACTACTGCAACAATTTCATATTGCATCTCACTATCTAACTGTCTTAATCAGATTGACATTTAAAACGAAGCACTATAACTATGGATAAACCACATGAAGTAACAGTGTTCATATAAGCTGTCAGTACCTGTTAAAGTAATGTTGATGTAAACTTATTTATCGAAAAATGGTGATGTATACTGGGCAATGTCAATTTTATCAACTATTTAACACTATGGACCTTTAACTGGCAGAACTCCAACAGACTGATAAGAagaattaattacaaattaaatgtTTAAGAAATCATTCAAAAGCAGGAGAGACTCGGGCTACTTTTCTAAGTCCTAGATGTACAACCTTACTGAAAATacacaataagaagaaaaataaagataagcTGCTGAAAGAATTTGAGAACTTTAGAAAACAGAAGGCATATTATAAGAGGACACTAAAGCACTTACATGGGGGACGAGAGAAATATCAAAACAATAGCAAACCAACACCGCTATTGTTCTTCATAGTATGGTGGTGTTGACTGAACACAAAGTTCGGGGTCTTCTCCATCATTATCATCCTCCTCATCAGCATCTACCCAGTTACCAGGATGGCGTTGTGAGAAGCCATGGCCATTAATTTGTGATCTATCTGAAAGCAAAGAATTGCAGCAGCATTAGCCATTGCAGGTGGTGGGGGATAAAATGTACAAGATCAATCCAATCAGCCCTCTTACTAACCTTGAGATTCTTCTAAATGATTTTTCTCCACAGGGTGGCCGCTAATATCACTAGTCAAGAAAATGCAGCTAAGATCAATCAATTATAATATCAAAATGTAACCAGGATTTCATTATGACCAccttaaaaagaaatttaggaGTTAAGAGTAAGGATAATGTTGTCAATTAGAGTACGATATTGTCAATATTCTCTCGCAAAGGAAATAGGTAGTACTGGGAACTATAAATGTGTATGTTTCCAGGCCTGAGCACTTGGAGCACTGCATCCAGTTTACTTTGCGAAGAAcaagaaataatatttacaaGATAGATACTGAGATAGAGGCACGCAGACAGACTGGAAACATACAGAAACAGAGAGTGCAAAAGTCAAGATATAAgcaataaaagcaaaaaaaattgatagataCAGAAGCAAGTAGTAGTTTCAGGATACATATTAGGATCCACAGATTCATTTTCTCTATTTGGTGCAGCCTTTGAGATATACATTGTGCTAATCCTTGGAATTTCCCTCTGTTCATTAGCATTAGAAATTGTTTCTCCTTGAGCATTTCTTCCATCAGCACCATTACCACTTTTTGCAGCACTTCCTGCATACAGTAAAGACGTTGGCACAATATACTGCCCAAATTAAAACactaaagaaagtaaaaaattagTCTGTTACCTGAAAGATCAGACCAAATTCTAGTGTGATCAGATGGATGCTCAGACACATTTACTCTAGACCTGCCTTGCCCTTGTGACCCTGTGCTATCAGCAACCTGCACATGCATTCCAGCAGCCGCTTGTGGAGGTTCTGAGGGATTGCTTTCATGAAGTTGTGATACTAACATGGTAGCAAGTACAAGCGTCGCATCAAAGTTTGAAGTGGAACCATCATCTAGCCCGAACTTTGGAGCCATAAGAACAGGCCTGACTTTCAGACATGTGATTATTAAACATCAAAGTCACATTTACGTTAAAACAATATTGGTACCACATAAATGTAAGAAACAAACACAAATTTATAGCATTTGATAGAAAGTATATTTCCCCTACATCATGACACCTTGTTAAACTCATATTAAGATTCCCATAAAATTTCTAGAAGGTAATTCAAAATTATGTTGGATGTCCACCTGGATTATGATGACCAATGAGAATGGTAACAACCATCTTAAATGTGTTGAAATGATAAGATTAATATGGGATACTCAACAAGATCATGACCCACAATACTTAAAAACTATCAAAATATGTAAGTGCTAGTTAGAACTTGGCTGCCTGCATTGATAGGTTGCATTTGCATGTTGGTTTGAAGTCACCAATCCACCAGGAAATCATTTAGA includes:
- the LOC125420800 gene encoding rapid alkalinization factor; the encoded protein is MAKLYSAAFLVICALIMVVASSSSSVVGASGGHIQDLGWMPTRSSCKGSIAECLAAGEEFEFDSEINRRILATGNYISYGALQRNTVPCSRRGASYYNCQPGAQANPYNRGCSAITRCRS